In the Haloferula helveola genome, one interval contains:
- a CDS encoding SGNH/GDSL hydrolase family protein yields MKTFPAWLAALSLTLLPAFAGQEQKGDESLITKSERIVFLGDSITAACTYTSNFATWAEIRFPKHHVEWINAGLSSETVSGLSEKGHAGGRFPRPDLHERLGRVLEQTKPDLVFACYGMNCGIQMPLDEERFAKYREGIEWLKKEVEAAGAKIVFLTPPYYDEIRNPKKAYYTDVLAEYSKWLLGRRADGWNVIDVNGTMTSFIEEKRKTDPKFSLQPDAVHPNPAGHWLMAQGMIRWFGDEEAAKSESVKAMLEARGQPAGIAQLCHQRMTVLHDAWLTATKHKRPGVRPGKPLPEANKIAAELTQRIDSLKR; encoded by the coding sequence ATGAAGACCTTCCCCGCATGGCTCGCCGCGCTGTCACTCACGCTTCTGCCGGCGTTCGCCGGGCAAGAGCAGAAGGGTGACGAATCCCTGATCACGAAGTCGGAGCGCATCGTGTTCCTAGGCGACTCCATCACCGCGGCTTGCACCTACACGTCCAACTTCGCGACTTGGGCGGAGATCCGGTTTCCAAAGCATCACGTCGAATGGATCAACGCCGGCCTGTCTTCCGAGACGGTCTCGGGGTTGAGTGAGAAAGGACATGCCGGCGGGCGTTTTCCCCGCCCCGATCTGCACGAACGGCTCGGGCGGGTACTCGAGCAGACCAAGCCTGATCTTGTCTTCGCATGCTACGGGATGAACTGCGGCATCCAGATGCCGTTGGACGAAGAACGCTTCGCCAAATACCGCGAAGGGATCGAGTGGCTGAAAAAGGAAGTGGAAGCCGCCGGTGCGAAGATCGTGTTCCTGACTCCTCCCTACTACGATGAAATCCGTAATCCGAAGAAGGCCTACTACACCGACGTTCTCGCCGAATACTCCAAGTGGCTTCTGGGACGTCGCGCCGACGGCTGGAACGTCATCGATGTGAACGGCACGATGACTTCGTTCATCGAGGAGAAACGGAAGACCGACCCGAAGTTCAGCCTGCAGCCCGACGCGGTGCATCCCAACCCTGCCGGTCACTGGCTGATGGCCCAAGGCATGATCCGCTGGTTCGGCGACGAGGAGGCGGCGAAATCGGAGTCGGTCAAAGCCATGCTTGAGGCCCGCGGCCAACCCGCCGGGATCGCCCAGCTCTGCCATCAGCGGATGACCGTGCTCCACGACGCGTGGCTGACCGCCACCAAGCACAAGCGCCCGGGCGTCCGCCCCGGCAAGCCGCTCCCCGAGGCCAACAAGATCGCCGCTGAACTCACCCAGCGCATCGACAGCCTGAAAAGGTAG
- the hflX gene encoding GTPase HflX, which yields MFEVREKPQMVERALLVRLYFDPREADESEALLEELEELVRTLGIGVVDKLLAKSRSMHKKFLCGTGKAAEIVELARAHECDCIVFDNQLAPSQQREWERAADMCVIDREEVILDIFAQRAKTREARLQVDLARMQYALPRLARMWGHLDREGGGGSGGSAAARGMGEKQIEVDRRMARVRIDRAKRELEDVRKQRATQRHAREKLETPHAAIVGYTNAGKSTLLNRLAGADVLSKDMLFATLDTTTRSIELPDGQPLLLTDTVGFVRNLPHRLVEAFKATLEEAVLADFLIHVLDASSPEIERFHDTTLEVLEELGAGEKKSLVVLNKIDLVTDPEQLELIQRRFPDALHASALTGLGMERILSECSHLLADRVSRIRYRIPQSRADLVGLLHRDAKILSTDYEGNDVLVHAVVPPAIAGRLEEFVSQ from the coding sequence ATGTTCGAAGTCCGCGAGAAACCGCAGATGGTCGAGCGGGCGCTGCTGGTGCGCCTGTATTTCGACCCGCGCGAAGCCGACGAGTCCGAGGCTCTCCTCGAGGAACTCGAGGAACTCGTGCGCACCCTCGGCATCGGGGTGGTCGACAAGCTCCTCGCGAAGTCGCGCTCGATGCACAAGAAGTTCCTCTGCGGCACCGGCAAGGCCGCCGAGATCGTCGAGCTCGCCAGGGCCCACGAGTGCGACTGCATCGTCTTCGACAACCAGCTCGCCCCCTCGCAGCAACGCGAATGGGAACGGGCCGCCGACATGTGCGTGATCGACCGCGAGGAGGTGATCCTCGACATCTTCGCCCAGCGCGCGAAGACCCGCGAGGCCCGGCTCCAGGTCGACCTCGCCCGGATGCAGTACGCCCTGCCGCGCCTCGCCCGGATGTGGGGTCACCTCGACCGCGAAGGCGGCGGTGGTTCCGGCGGCTCGGCCGCCGCACGGGGCATGGGTGAGAAGCAGATCGAGGTCGACCGCCGGATGGCCCGGGTCCGCATCGACCGCGCCAAACGCGAACTGGAAGACGTCCGCAAACAACGCGCGACCCAGCGCCACGCCCGCGAGAAGCTCGAGACCCCGCACGCCGCGATCGTCGGCTACACCAATGCCGGCAAGTCCACACTGCTCAACCGTCTCGCCGGGGCGGACGTCCTTTCGAAGGACATGCTTTTCGCCACCCTCGACACCACCACGCGGAGCATCGAGCTGCCCGACGGTCAACCGCTGCTGCTGACCGACACCGTCGGCTTCGTCCGCAACCTTCCGCACCGGCTCGTGGAAGCCTTCAAGGCGACACTTGAGGAAGCGGTTCTGGCGGATTTCCTCATCCACGTCCTCGATGCGTCCTCTCCTGAAATCGAGCGATTCCACGACACCACGCTGGAGGTTCTCGAAGAACTCGGCGCGGGCGAGAAGAAGTCATTGGTGGTGCTCAACAAGATCGATCTCGTCACCGACCCGGAGCAACTTGAGCTCATCCAGCGCCGTTTCCCCGACGCTCTCCACGCTTCGGCCCTGACCGGTCTCGGCATGGAACGGATCCTCTCCGAGTGCTCGCACCTGCTGGCGGATCGCGTCAGCCGGATCCGCTACCGCATCCCGCAGAGCCGCGCCGACCTCGTCGGCTTGCTCCACCGCGACGCCAAGATCCTCTCGACCGACTACGAGGGCAACGACGTCCTCGTCCATGCCGTGGTGCCGCCCGCCATCGCGGGGCGGCTGGAAGAGTTCGTCAGCCAGTAG
- a CDS encoding DNA mismatch endonuclease Vsr — translation MADIFSREKRSEVMSRIRGRDTKPELFLRSMLHRLGYRFTVSGPANRELPGRPDVVLPKYQTVIFVHGCFWHGHEDCPAFRMPKSRTEWWTAKIEGNRARDARNEEAVRRLGWHVVTVWECALKTAAAREWLAARIPDLLGDGRSARRVAEDDTPYRT, via the coding sequence ATGGCCGACATTTTCAGCCGGGAGAAGCGCAGCGAGGTGATGTCCCGGATCCGGGGGCGCGACACCAAGCCGGAGTTGTTTCTGCGCTCGATGCTGCATCGGCTGGGCTATCGCTTCACCGTCAGTGGGCCAGCCAACCGGGAGCTCCCGGGGCGGCCGGATGTCGTGCTGCCCAAGTATCAGACGGTGATCTTCGTCCACGGCTGCTTCTGGCACGGCCATGAGGATTGCCCGGCCTTTCGGATGCCGAAGTCGCGGACGGAATGGTGGACCGCCAAGATCGAGGGCAACCGCGCCCGGGACGCTCGCAACGAGGAGGCCGTGCGAAGGCTCGGCTGGCATGTGGTGACCGTTTGGGAGTGTGCGTTGAAGACGGCCGCGGCGAGGGAGTGGTTGGCTGCGAGAATCCCGGATCTGCTCGGTGACGGGCGGTCGGCTCGACGGGTCGCGGAGGATGACACGCCCTATCGAACCTGA